The Arachis hypogaea cultivar Tifrunner chromosome 16, arahy.Tifrunner.gnm2.J5K5, whole genome shotgun sequence genome contains a region encoding:
- the LOC112697646 gene encoding uncharacterized protein, with protein MMSLETLGLAVVQPPRANVFMEAREVDDVAKKPAAAEVEECSTSSSSSIGRNSDDDDDVSSERSMDSNSNENGENEAQSSYNGPLHAMESLEQVLPIRRGISKFYNGKSKSFTSLGDAAATPSMKDIAKPENAYTRRRRNLMAFNHVWDNKNRSSMLRSNSGGIYKRTTTLSSSRSSLALAVAMNNSESSSSMTSSEDSTTSSSNSTPQLLLPPLHPRSNKASVSPTSLLQRSFSPRRSFSMADLHHCAIAATVKIPSPSLGDETAHPS; from the exons ATGATGAGCCTCGAAACGCTGGGGTTGGCGGTGGTGCAACCTCCACGCGCCAACGTGTTTATGGAGGCGCGTGAGGTTGATGACGTGGCAAAGAAGCCAGCAGCTGCGGAGGTGGAAGAGTGCAGtacgtcgtcgtcgtcgtcgatCGGCAGGAAcagcgacgacgacgacgacgttTCGTCTGAGAGATCAATGGACAGTAATAGTAACGAGAATGGTGAAAATGAGGCTCAGAGTTCTTACAATGGACCCTTGCATGCCATGGAATCTTTAGAACAAGTTCTTCCAATAAg GAGGGGTATTTCAAAGTTCTATAATGGCAAGTCCAAGTCATTCACAAGCCTTGGTGATGCAGCAGCTACACCATCCATGAAAGACATTGCGAAACCGGAGAATGCATACACAAGGAGGCGTAGGAACTTGATGGCGTTTAACCATGTTTGGGATAATAAGAATCGAAGTTCCATGTTGAGGAGCAATAGTGGTGGCATTTACAAGAGGACAACAACATTGAGCTCGAGTCGAAGTTCATTGGCTCTTGCTGTTGCAATGAACAACTCTGAAAGTAGTAGTAGTATGACTAGTAGTGAGGATTCGACAACTTCAAGCTCGAATTCGACGCCCCAATTGCTTCTTCCGCCACTACATCCGCGTAGCAATAAGGCGTCTGTGTCTCCGACCTCTCTGCTGCAGAGGAGTTTCTCTCCACGGAGGTCATTTTCCATGGCCGATCTACATCATTGTGCCATTGCAGCAACAGTTAAGATCCCAAGCCCCTCCCTTGGAGATGAAACAGCTCatccatcatag
- the LOC112697647 gene encoding fatty-acid-binding protein 2: MKNDWLYPMDSDSLYPDSLFFNVDPFIVHNFINSNTIFSFLENSRSFGNDAFCCVSKFAGAFLLLFTGASVSNLAQDIAGSNNGYGGIRMGNGGGAGVATTGSSVRVKNVPSVGNDDGFGFRFRSKRKRNFSSASLGKVSSLTMDLIWREAKRFQSFPVLSLAAALVPPLQNLSSNVLAGPWQDPDVPMHGGTEQVAKEVERQGCPRLLFHELNLAKAAVEPKTGIEFPMILENALAGEQSAGFNSEVLVGTGSKNMTIVRIKSLKLYAFGFYVHPYSLCEKLGSKYASISTDELNNRQDIYQDLLREDITMTVRLVINCRGMKINSVRDAFEKSLRARLVKTNPSTDFNCITAFGSHFTQDIPLPLGTVVEFRRTVDGRLITEIGGNQIGSVHSKELCRAFFDMYLGDFPVCEQTKDEIGRNIANIIRKC; encoded by the exons ATGAAGAACGATTGGTTATACCCAATGGATTCTGATTCTCTGTATCCGGATTCACTCTTCTTCAATGTGGATCCttttattgttcacaatttcattAACTCTAACACGATCTTTTCTTTTCTCGAGAATTCTAGAAGCTTCGGGAATGACGCGTTCTGCTGCGTTTCGAAGTTCGCCGGCGCGTTTTTGCTATTGTTCACTGGCGCTTCCGTCTCGAATTTGGCGCAGGACATTGCAGGTTCCAATAACGGTTATGGCGGAATTCGAATGGGGAATGGTGGTGGTGCTGGTGTTGCAACTACTGGTTCTTCTGTTAGGGTTAAGAATGTGCCTAGCGTTGGAAATGATGACGGGTTTGGGTTTCGGTTTCGGTCGAAAAGGAAGAGAAATTTTTCGTCTGCGAGTTTGGGAAAGGTTTCGAGTTTAACGATGGATTTGATTTGGAGAGAAGCTAAGAGGTTTCAATCGTTCCCTGTTCTTTCATTAGCTGCAGCATTGGTGCCACCACTTCAAAATTT ATCATCAAATGTACTAGCTGGCCCATGGCAGGATCCTGATGTGCCAATGCATGGAGGAACCGAACAAGTGGCTAAGGAGGTTGAGCGCCAAGGATGTCCCCGTTTGTTGTTTCATGAATTGAATCTAGCAAAAGCTGCAGTGGAGCCTAAAACTGGAATTGAGTTTCCTATGATTCTGGAAAATGCGTTGGCTGGAGAGCAGAGTGCTGGCTTCAACTCTGAG GTGCTGGTTGGTACAGGATCTAAAAACATGACAATAGTTAGAATCAAGTCACTGAAGCTCTATGCTTTTGGATTCT ATGTTCATCCATACTCCCTCTGTGAGAAACTGGGCTCAAAATATGCATCAATTTCCACTGATGAACTGAATAATCGTCAGGATATCTACCAGGATCTTCTGAG GGAAGATATCACTATGACAGTCAGGCTTGTTATAAATTGCAGAGGAATGAAAATTAACAGCGTGAGAGA TGCTTTCGAGAAGTCACTTCGGGCTCGACTTGTTAAG ACAAATCCCTCAACAGACTTCAATTGCATAACTGCATTTGGTTCACACTTCACACAGGATATTCCTTTACCGTTA GGAACAGTAGTTGAATTCCGACGAACAGTTGATGGACGTTTGATAACTGAAA TTGGTGGCAATCAGATTGGAAGTGTCCACAGCAAAGAATTGTGCA GAGCTTTCTTTGACATGTACCTTGGAGATTTCCCTGTTTGTGAGCAAACAAAAGATGAGATTGGCAGGAACATTGCAAATATAATTAGGAAGTGTTGA
- the LOC112697648 gene encoding conserved oligomeric Golgi complex subunit 8 → MTSVIIPAHLNPSLQHCNHCSGQRTGFCLRVHPQRVTRISISELQKMEHQSHSAEETTSSSPMAALLPLASDSQQPYVSELLSFTLDRLHKEPELLRVDAERIRRQMQEVAVTNYRSFISAADAFIAIREEVTFIDKHLEAMINEIPKLTSGCTEFIESAEQILEKRKMNQTMLANHSTLLDLLEIPQLMDTCVRNGNYDEALDLEAFVGKLSTMHPKLPVIQALAAEVRLTTQSLLSQLLQKLRSNIQLPECLRIIGYLRRIGVFSEYGMRLLFLRCREAWLTGILEDLDQSNPYEYLKGMINCHRMHLFDVVNQYRAIFADDTSGSEENYDGGLLFSWSMHQITSHLQTLKVMLPKITEGGSLSNILDQCMYCAMGLGWVGLDFRGLLPSLFEEAVLNLFSKNMSTAVENFQLVLDSHRWVPLPAVGFPANTVGEESQEDITPPSYLMEHPPLAVFINGVSAAMNELRPCAPISLKHVLAQELIKGLRAVSDSLLLYNTTRVLRANESGLFLSLCRAFIEVAYPHSATCFGRCYPGGATIIMDAKNLYDGISRLLETSSAARELPKPVNHGKAKGADENGDVPAAAENGETTTAKESEAINADEVVVDKVPVPETEQEHTNTEKPMNESVTS, encoded by the exons ATGACCTCGGTGATTATCCCAGCTCACCTCAATCCCTCTCTGCAACACTGCAACCACTGCAGCGGCCAGCGGACGGGCTTTTGTCTGCGCGTGCATCCCCAACGGGTTACTCGAATCTCAATTTCGGAGCTCCAAAAAATGGAGCATCAGTCTCATAGCGCAGAGGAAACGACGTCGTCTTCTCCGATGGCCGCGCTGCTCCCCTTGGCCTCCGACTCGCAGCAACCTTACGTCTCCGAACTCCTCTCCTTCACCCTGGATCGCCTCCACAAG GAACCGGAGCTGCTTCGCGTTGATGCGGAGCGGATCCGGCGGCAAATGCAGGAGGTAGCCGTAACGAATTACCGGTCGTTCATTTCCGCCGCGGATGCATTTATAGCGATTCGTGAGGAAGTCACCTTTATTGACAAGCATCTTGAAGCcatg ATAAATGAAATCCCAAAGCTGACATCTGGATGCACCGAGTTCATAGAATCTGCAGAACAGATTCTGGAAAAGAGGAAGATGAACCAAACAATGCTAGCCAATCATAGCACTTTGTTAGACTTGCTAGAAATTCCCCAACTTATGGACAC TTGTGTACGAAATGGAAATTATGATGAGGCCCTAGATTTGGAAGCATTTGTTGGTAAACTTTCAACCATGCATCCCAA GTTGCCAGTTATTCAAGCATTAGCTGCAGAAGTTAGGTTAACTACCCAATCACTACTTTCTCAGCTTCTTCAGAAACTTCGCTCAAATATTCAG TTACCCGAATGCCTCCGCATTATTGGATATTTACGGCGAATAGGAGTATTTAGTGAGTATGGAATGCGCTTGCTG TTCTTAAGATGCCGTGAAGCTTGGCTTACTGGTATACTTGAGGATTTGGACCAGAGCAATCCATATGAGTACCTAAAAGGGATGATTAACTGTCACAGAATGCATCTTTTTGACGTTGTTAATCAATATCGAGCAATATTTGCTGATGATACTTCAGGAAGTGAGGAAAATTATGATGGTGGGCTTCTTTTTAGTTGGTCAATGCATCAAATTACATCACATCTTCAAACTTTGAAAGTTATGCTTCCAAAAATAACTGAAGGTGGATCTCTCTCAAATATTTTGGATCAGTGCATG TACTGTGCTATGGGACTTGGATGGGTTGGACTAGATTTTCGAGGCTTGCTCCCATCACTCTTTGAAGA GGCTGTTCTTAACTTATTCTCAAAGAATATGAGTACTGCAGTAGAGAACTTTCAG TTGGTCTTGGATTCGCATCGGTGGGTTCCGCTCCCAGCTGTTGGCTTCCCTGCAAATACTGTTGGTGAAGAAAGTCAGGAGGATATCACTCCACCATCTTATTTGATGGAGCATCCACCTCTTGCTGTTTTTATTAATG GTGTATCTGCAGCAATGAATGAGCTGCGTCCATGTGCCCCAATAAGTCTAAAACATGTCCTTGCCCAAGAATTGATTAAGGGATTACGAGCTGTTTCTGATTCATTGTTGCTGTACAATACAACTCGAGTGCTCAGAGCGAACGAATCAGGACTTTTCCTCTCACTCTGCCGGGCATTTATTGAG GTTGCTTATCCTCATTCTGCAACATGTTTTGGACGTTGTTACCCCGGTGGAGCAACAATTATTATGGATGCTAAGAACTTGTATGACGGAATCAGCCGCCTATTAGAGACATCCTCTGCTGCAAGAGAGCTCCCAAAACCAGTGAACCATGGCAAAGCAAAGGGTGCAGATGAGAATGGCGATGTTCCGGCAGCAGCAGAGAACGGAGAAACCACTACCGCCAAAGAATCCGAAGCCATCAATGCTGATGAGGTGGTGGTGGACAAAGTCCCTGTTCCAGAGACAGAACAAGAACACACCAATACTGAAAAGCCCATGAATGAGAGTGTGACATCTTAG
- the LOC112805951 gene encoding uncharacterized protein produces the protein MEFTSSSLQITPSEDPSIPQEFYFGDCFSIIFNCTKKLIQIIERSNPTPEVHFSSTTTTATEAILVPSGILCSCTPLTNLSREDTILLHEIFSSLPVSPEVLDQILPDIGETARRILSGERCDSNRREMVVNFHVTSYIVVQDSDIYNDDLCQNFFERVQFVNPLEGSKTDEQDDDVECAICLEKFDYGNKDSSVEIVRTNCWHVFHDRCLLRWLRRCANCQSPYSCPLCRSIIFPTAQIDDE, from the coding sequence ATGGAATTCACCTCTTCTTCTTTGCAAATCACTCCCAGTGAAGACCCATCCATACCACAAGAGTTTTATTTCGGTGATTGCTTCTCCATCATCTTCAACTGCACCAAAAAATTGATCCAAATTATTGAACGCTCAAACCCAACTCCTGAGGTTCACTTTTCTTCTACTACAACTACAGCCACTGAAGCAATCTTGGTTCCTTCAGGCATCCTATGTAGTTGTACTCCACTCACAAACCTTAGCAGAGAAGACACAATCTTGTTACATGAAATCTTTTCTTCACTACCTGTGTCGCCTGAGGTATTGGACCAAATTTTACCTGACATAGGCGAAACTGCAAGAAGGATTTTAAGCGGTGAAAGGTGTGACTCCAACAGGCGGGAGATGGTTGTGAACTTTCATGTTACCTCCTACATTGTTGTTCAAGATTCTGATATCTATAATGATGATCTCTGTCAAAACTTTTTTGAACGAGTACAATTCGTGAATCCGTTGGAGGGATCGAAAACTGATGAGcaagatgatgatgttgaatgcgCGATTTGTTTGGAGAAGTTTGACTATGGTAATAAAGATTCAAGCGTAGAAATTGTTCGTACAAATTGCTGGCATGTTTTTCATGATCGCTGCTTGCTCCGCTGGCTCCGACGCTGTGCCAACTGTCAGTCGCCGTATTCTTGCCCGTTGTGCCGCAGCATCATATTTCCAACTGCACAGATAGATGATGAATAG